The genomic DNA TTTTAAGAATTTACATAGATAAGCCCGAGGGAGTCGATTTAGACGACTGTCAGGCTTTTTCGGAAAGGATAGGGGTTTTACTGGATGAAGAAGATCCCATTCCCCAGGCTTACTACCTGGAAGTATCTTCGCCGGGGGTAGAACGTCCCCTTAAAAAACTGTCCGATTTTGAGCGATTTGCCGGACGGGAAGCCCAGATAAAAACCTTTGCCGCTATTGACGGACAAAAGCAATTTAAAGGAAAACTTCTTGGAGTCCGCGACGGTCAGGTGGTTATAGATGCCGGTAAGGGGGAGCTGCAAATTCCTGTAGAACAAATTGCTAAAGCCCACCTTACCTTTGATTTTTAACTTTGGGAGGATTTACGATGAATACTGAGTTTTTACAGGCTGTACAAGAGATTGAAAAACAAAAAGGGATTCCGGCGGAAGTGCTTTTGGAGGCAACGGAGCAAGCATTGCTTTCGGCGTACAAAAAAAATTATGGGATAAACCAAAACGCCCGGGTTCATATTGACCGGGTTACCGGAGAAGTAAAGGTATATGCTTTAAAAACTGTGGTGGAAGAGGTTACCGATCCTAGGTTAGAAGTAAGCTTAGAAGAAGCCCGGGCTAAAGATCCGAGACTAAATATTGGTGACGTGTTAGAAATTGAAGTGACTCCCCGAAATTTTGGCCGAATTGCTGCTCAAAACGCAAAACAAGTGGTCATCCAGAGGATTCGGGAAGCGGAAAGAAACCAAATTTACGAAGAGTTTTCGGAGCGGGAAGGGGACATCATTACTGGAATTGTCCGGAGAATTGACCAAAAAAATATTTACGTGGACCTCGGTAAAACTGAAGCAATCCTTCCCCCACAAGAGCAAATTCCTGGAGAAAATTACAGCTTTGGGGATCGGATTAAAGCTTATCTGGTTGAGGTCAAGAAAACCAGTAAAGGGCCTAACATTATTTTATCAAGAACCCACCCGGGGCTTTTAAAAAGGTTATTAGAATTAGAGATACCAGAACTTTATGACGGTACGGTAGAACTAAAGAGTATTGCCCGGGAAGCGGGTTCTCGTTCCAAAATTGCGGTTTATAGTAAAGATGAAAATGTTGACCCGGTCGGAGCCTGTGTTGGGAATAAAGGTCTTCGCATAAAAAACATTGTTGACGAACTAAATGGAGAGAAAATTGATGTAGTGAAGTGGAGTCCAGACCCGGCAAAGTTTATAGCCAATGCCTTAAGTCCAGCGAAAGTTACCAGTGTGGAGGTTTTCGAGGATGAAAAAGTTGCCCGGGTGATAGTACCCGATTATCAGCTATCACTAGCCATTGGAAAAGAAGGGCAAAATGCCAGACTTGCGGCTAAGCTCACTGGTTGGAAAATAGATATTAAGAGCGAATCGCAGGTTGGGGGGATTTAATGGCTAAACAAAAAAAAGTTCCACTGAGAATGTGTCTTGGTTGTCAGGAAATGAAGCCGAAAAAAGAGTTAATCCGGGTAGTAAGGACTCCGGAGGGAGAAGTTTTAATTGACAAAACGGGCAAAAAAGCTGGGCGCGGGGCCTATATCTGCCCGTCCCTGACTTGTTTTGAACAGGCCAAAAAAGGTAAAAAGTTTGAGAAGGCTTTAAATCATCCGGTTTCTCCCGAAATAATCGAAAAATTACAACAGGAGCTCTTAGAAAGTGAACAAAGTTGAAGGAATCTTGGGTTTAGCCTTAAGGGCGAAAAAGCTTTTGGTGGGAGAAACGGAGGTTTTAATGGGGATAAAGAAACGCCAAATTGTAGGAATAATTTTAGCGATAGACCTGGCCGAAAGCCAGAAAAGAAAATTCGAGTTTTTAGCGAAGGAGAATGGTCTATTGAAAGTTAACTGGGGTACCAAAGAAAAATTTGGGAGAATTCTAAACCGCCGTCCCACGGGAATTTTAGGCTTTAAGGATAGCGGATTTTGGCAAAAAATTTTACAAGAAATTGGTTATGACCAGGGGGTGAATTAATGCGTAAAAAACGTGTTTTTGAAATTGCCAAAGAGTTAAACATGGAAAGTAAAGAAGTTATAAGCCGCTTAAGGGCAATCGGGGTTGAAGTAAAGTCCCACATGAGTACTGTAGAAAACCATCACTTAAACCTATTGCTAAAAGCTTTAAATCGGGAAAAAGAAGAAAAAGAGAAGAAGGAACAGGATAAGAAACAGGTGGAACAAAAAGCTGAAGCACAAAAGCCGCATAACCACCCCCAAAGGCCAAAAGAGCAACAGCAACAACAAAAACAAGGGGGTCCGAATCGCCCGCGGGAACAACGGCATGAAAGACCCCAGGGACAAGGACAGCGGTATGGAGGCAGCCAACGTACGGAACAACGGGATAAAGATAAAAATCGCCGGGG from Carboxydothermus pertinax includes the following:
- the rimP gene encoding ribosome maturation factor RimP; translated protein: MGRNKGIEQKVWPLADKVGTELNLEVVEVEFVKEAGKYFLRIYIDKPEGVDLDDCQAFSERIGVLLDEEDPIPQAYYLEVSSPGVERPLKKLSDFERFAGREAQIKTFAAIDGQKQFKGKLLGVRDGQVVIDAGKGELQIPVEQIAKAHLTFDF
- the nusA gene encoding transcription termination factor NusA; amino-acid sequence: MNTEFLQAVQEIEKQKGIPAEVLLEATEQALLSAYKKNYGINQNARVHIDRVTGEVKVYALKTVVEEVTDPRLEVSLEEARAKDPRLNIGDVLEIEVTPRNFGRIAAQNAKQVVIQRIREAERNQIYEEFSEREGDIITGIVRRIDQKNIYVDLGKTEAILPPQEQIPGENYSFGDRIKAYLVEVKKTSKGPNIILSRTHPGLLKRLLELEIPELYDGTVELKSIAREAGSRSKIAVYSKDENVDPVGACVGNKGLRIKNIVDELNGEKIDVVKWSPDPAKFIANALSPAKVTSVEVFEDEKVARVIVPDYQLSLAIGKEGQNARLAAKLTGWKIDIKSESQVGGI
- the rnpM gene encoding RNase P modulator RnpM — encoded protein: MAKQKKVPLRMCLGCQEMKPKKELIRVVRTPEGEVLIDKTGKKAGRGAYICPSLTCFEQAKKGKKFEKALNHPVSPEIIEKLQQELLESEQS
- a CDS encoding L7Ae/L30e/S12e/Gadd45 family ribosomal protein; translation: MNKVEGILGLALRAKKLLVGETEVLMGIKKRQIVGIILAIDLAESQKRKFEFLAKENGLLKVNWGTKEKFGRILNRRPTGILGFKDSGFWQKILQEIGYDQGVN